The Rhea pennata isolate bPtePen1 chromosome 9, bPtePen1.pri, whole genome shotgun sequence genome has a segment encoding these proteins:
- the FBXO45 gene encoding F-box/SPRY domain-containing protein 1 — MAAGGGAGAAVAGGAGWRLPGRVLELVFSYLELRELRSCALVCKLWHRVLHGDENSEVWRSLAARCLAEEALRTDILCNVPTYKGKVRAFHHAFSTNDCSRNVYIKKNGFTLHRNPIAQSTDGARTKIGFSEGRHAWEVWWEGPLGTVAVIGIATKRAAMQCQGYVALLGSDDQSWGWNLVDNNLLHNGEVNGSFPQCNNAPKYQIGERIRVILDMEDKTLAFERGYEFLGVAFRGLPKVCLYPAVSAVYGNTEVTLVYLGKPLDG; from the exons atggcggcgggcggcggcgcgggcgcggcggtAGCGGGGGGAGCGGGATGGCGGCTGCCGGGGCGGGTGCTGGAGCTGGTGTTCTCCTACCTGGAGCTGCGGGAGCTGCGGAGCTGCGCCCTGGTCTGCAAGCTGTGGCACCGCGTCCTCCACGGCGACGAGAACAGTGAGGTGTGGCGCAGCCTGGCGGCCCGCTGCCTGGCGGAGGAGGCGCTGCGCACCGACATCCTCTGCAACGTGCCCACCTACAAGGGCAAG GTACGTGCCTTTCACCATGCCTTTAGCACCAATGACTGCTCCAGGAACGTCTACATCAAGAAGAACGGCTTCACTTTGCACCGCAACCCCATTGCGCAGAGCACAGATGGGGCAAGGACCAAGATCGGCTTCAGCGAGGGCCGCCATGCATGGGAAGTGTGGTGGGAGGGCCCGCTGGGCACCGTGGCCGTCATCGGCATCGCCACTAAGCGGGCTGCCATGCAGTGCCAGGGCTACGTGGCGCTGCTGGGGAGTGATGACCAGAGCTGGGGCTGGAATTTGGTGGACAATAATTTGCTGCATAATGGAGAAGTGAACGGCAGCTTCCCTCAGTGCAATAACGCACCGAAATACCAG atAGGTGAGCGGATCCGAGTTATCCTGGACATGGAAGACAAAACATTAGCTTTTGAGAGGGGCTATGAGTTCTTGGGAGTTGCATTCAGAGGACTGCCAAAAGTTTGCCTGTATCCAGCAGTGTCTGCTGTGTATGGTAACACGGAAGTGACTTTGGTCTACCTGGGAAAACCTCTGGATGGATGA